GCgtgattaattgataataagcGGATTCGTGTGTTCGAGAGCAAACAGCAAGAGATCCATGTAATTCGGTATAGCTGGTtcgttgttttttttgtaagagaGCGCGCCGCTCCAGTAGAGAAAGATAACCACCGTTCAAGTCTGCCGCTGTCATGCCACCTAGATCGATGATCTGTACCTGACGATCGATAAGCAGCATAGGGCGATACACGGTCAGTGTCCGGCGGTCGATAATGTAGCGGGAGGCGGGAGATTTGAACGTTCTCCCCCCTTCGCCGCTCGTAGGCGGAGAACCTGTGATGTTGCTGGAGGAGCATCATGAGAATCTTCCTCGTGACGTGGAATTGGCAGTAGTACCAACTTGTGGATTGGTCTGAGGTAAGTTGATGTGGCAGTCTTGACGGTGACGACACGGGTAAGATCATCTTGCCCAGGATGAACGTGCGTGACACGACCCAGCGGCCATTTTGATGGTGGAAATCGTTCATCTAACAAAAGAACCATGGAACCTATTCCGATGTCGTGGAAAGACGTGTTCCACTTAGATATGGTTTGATGAGTTTTCAGGCACGATTTAGACCAATTAGCCCACAACAGCTGAAGGCGCTGCTGAATGTATTGCAGCAATGAGAGACGGTTGATTGGTAGATGCAGGAGTGAGGGTTCAGGTATAGTCGTGAGGGGTGCTCCTCGAATGAAGTGACCGGGAGTGAGTGCAGTGAGGTCATCGGGGTCTTCGGAGAGAGCACTGAGTGGACGAGAGTTGAGAACAGCTTCAATCTGGATCAGCAGCGTTGTATAGTCTTCGTAGGTTAGCAATTTGTCAGAGTTAATCTTAGCTAGGTGTTGTTTGACTTATTTCACAACAGCCTCCCATTTGCCGCCCATGTGAGGAGCTCCAGGTGGATTGAACTTCCAGTGAGTCCCGTCATTAGCGATCAGCTGTTGCAAGTGTTGCGATTCTTTGGCGAATCCTGCTAGGAGACTCTTCAGTTCGACTTGTGCGCCTTGGAAGTTGGTTCCGCAGTCGCGTGATGAGTTGAGATGGAGTGAGACCTCGAGAAGCACAATCTGCAGGGTTGTGCTTCCCAGATACAAACCTCCAGGTTGCGTCAGGCGCAGATTGTTGAATTTGTTGCACTCGATTCTTTACAAACTCCTTCCAACGCAGTGCATCACTGTTGATCCAAGCAAGCGATACTGAAGAGTCTGTCCACAAGGTGACGGGAGCGTGTTGCAGCTGGAGAGTGGTTTGAACTCGAGTGATAAGTTTGGAGAGTAGTAGTGCGGCTGATAGCTCCAAGCGTGGAATTGTTAAACGATGGAGTGGAGCAACTCTGGTTTTGCTGCAAACGAGAGTCACTGTGGAGGATCCCGATGGCGAAGACACTTTTACATAGACTGCAGCAGCCATTGCAGCCAGTGAAGCATCCGAGAAGCCATGTATCCCGCCTTGAGAATTATCAGATCGTAGTTGAAGCCATCGAGGAATAGTGAGTTGCGAGAGTTGTGCAAGTTCATTGCGAAACGTCGTCCAGCGATGTATGATTTGAGGAGGGAGCATGTCATCCCATCCGATCTTCTCTTGCCACAAATCCTGCATTAAGACTTTCGCGCGGACGATGATGGGTGAAATCAGACCGAGAGGATCAAAGAGCTGAGCGGTTTCAGAGAGTATAGTGCGTTTGGTGATGGTTGCTTGTAGGATGGGCTGACCCGTGAACATAAGCAGATCTGGAGCGCATTGCCAAGCAAGACCAAGAATCTTAGAGGATGATTCGCTAAATTGATGAGTCTCTGAACTTGTTGACTGAAATGAAGGAAGTCTGAAGAAACCTGGATGGTTGCTTTTCCACTTTGCTAGAGGAAAGCATCCTCGAAGAGCCATTTCTTCAACTTGCGTTGCAATAGCGTTAAGAGATTTGATATCATCAGCACCACCAGTAATATCATCGACGTAGCTGCCTCTCTGGAAAGGTTCCACTGCTAAGGGAAAGTCGTGACCTTCATCGAGAAGTAGCTATTGCAGAGTACGGCCAGCCAAGTAAGGAGCTGACGTGGTACCATAGGTAACCGTGCAGAGATCAAAGTCCTGGACTTGATTGTTCTCGTTGATCCACAGTATGCGTTGGAATTTTTGATCTTCTGGGTGAACCAGAATTTGGCGAAACATCTTCTCTACGTCAGTTGTGAAGATAAGCTGGTGGCGCCGTACGTAAAGGAGGACGTCGAAGATGTCGTTCTGAGTCTTGGGACCTACGTGAAGACAGTCATTGAGAGAGTTGCCTGAAGTTGATTTGCAAGAGCCATTAAATACCACGCGGATCTTGTTATTGCGCATGACACCGTGATGTGGCAAGTAATAACCGTCAGCTTCTGCGTTTGAGGGTTTGCCCTTCTGCATATGACCCAGGGACTCGTATTCGTCGAGGGACTCATGGTAGAGATGCTGGAGCTCAGGTTGAGTTGAGATGCGTTTTAGTAAGCGAGTTAATGCGCGTTGTGCGATACTCTTCGAGTGCCCTAGTGGTGGCGCGTTCGATTTGAAAGGCAGGCGTACAATATAGCGCCCAGAGATGTCTCGCGAGTGGGTAGCCATATAGTTAGCTTCACACTCTGCTTCTTCGGCACTGAGAGACTCCTTGCCTGACGATGAGACGTCTTCCAGCTCCCAGAATCTCGCGATGAGGTCATGAAGCTGAGAGTTGGTGACGAGAAGGCCTTGATGCGCAGGCGATGCGAGCGTTGTCGAATTGATAGGTCCCAGAACTGCCCACCCAAATATAGTTTGGATTGCAATGGGCTGCCCGGGACTTCCAGTCCTGATTCCCGGCTTCATGATCACGCCATAAGAATCAGCTCCGACGAGGATGTCAATGCGGCCAGGTGATGCGTAATTAGGATCCGCTAGCTCTAAATCAGCAATATGAGGCCACGATTGAGGTGAGACATCAACTGGAGGCAATTCAACGGTAAGGTGTGGTAGTACGTGTGCGTGCAGCGTGACTTGATCGTCAGAGTGCGCTGAGCGTAGTAGAATATTAACAGCACCCTTGGTAGATCCAGAGGGTACACTTCCGACTCCAATGATTGGAATCCGTGATTCAGAGCTTGATAGGTTCAACAGGCGAGTAACGTGCTGAGAGATGAGTGACAACTCGGATCCTGGATCAATCAGAAGCCGTACTGCTTGCGGGCGTTGTGTAGGCGTAATAAGAAAGGCGTAGGCTGTAGCTAGCAGCACTAGAGGTCTTTCTGGTGAGGATGAGTAATAAGATGAGCGTGATTGTTGCGTTGATAGTAGTGATGCAGCAGTAGACGTTGGCGAGAGCGTGCGTTGTGAGCGTGGAGTTGCGTTACTGAGTAGTCATGATGACGTATTCGGGTTTTGCAATGAGTCTTGCGTTTGAGAGCCTTGAAAACGGCTCGAGAGAGTCGTCGTAGCGTTAGATTTGGGTGGTGGAGCGTAGAGATGCGTGGAATCGTGTAGCATGGAATGATGTGCTGCATTACAGTGACGACAGCAATTTTTGCTACGGCAATTCTCCAGAGCATGCGTCCCAAGACAATTGAGGCATAATGACTTGGAGATTGCTCGCTGATGACGCTCGTTAGGCGTTAGATTGCGGTACAATGGACATGAGACAATGAAATGCGCTTCACCGCAACATGAGCAAGGATTTTGATGTCTTGTAGCAGGTCCAGGACTTGGTCCAGGCGGAGAGTTAGCGTTAGTGGATGACCCGGAAGTCGTAGTGACGCTTTGTTGAGAATTCGCTACATGGACATGCGCAGGGGAGTTTTTGAACCCGTGAGGAGGCTTGTCGTTGCTGGAGGCCCTTTTGTTCGCCTTGGGATCACGTGGCTTTACTGGGAGACGTCCTTCCATGGCTTCGAGAGCTCGTGCACGGGACAAGAGGAACGTTTTGATGCGCTCGTAGGTCGGGAATTCGGACGCAGCTCCGAGAGTAAGTTCCCAATCTTCTCGTGTCGTAGGATCGAGCTTTTGGGTAATAAAGTGTACCACGAAGTGATCCCAATGCTCCACTGGCGACCCGAGTGCAGCAAGAGCGTTCATAACCTCACTGACTGTGTTGATCACATTGTTGACTTCTTTGCTTGCGCGCGACGCCATCTGGGGGATGTTGAATAGTTTGTTCAGCTGAGCGGTGATTAGTACGCGTTTATTCTCGTACCTTGTATTTAAGGTCTGCCAAGCAGTAGCGAATGCAGTCTCAGAGATCTCCACGTTGGCAACAAGGGAGTAAGCGGTACCCTTCAAGCTCTGGAGGAGATAATGCATTTTGTCGACTTCACTGACGCCTTCTTTGTTGACAACCGACGCGAACTTGTTCTTAAATGATTGCCATTCGAGTAGTTCGCCGTTGAAGGTTGGAGGCTGAATCGTGAGCAGCAATGGACGAGCAGTTGTTGCTTGCGCATGTAGGGAGAGATTGTGCGGAGAGAGAGGCGCCGGACGTGGCTCAAGCTCGACCACGCAACGCTTCAGTGCCGACTTGACTAAGACGTAGCGACTTAGTGCTTTTGAGTATCGTCCTTCTTTGAAGTAGTTGTGGGACATGTCGATGTCCCTGCAACCGGTAAGCTTGTCGTGAGCATCAGAGAGTTTGTTCCACATTGACTCAAGCACTTCAAGCTTGATCTCGCAGTCGGTTAGTGAAATGAGCGTGTATTGTCCATCTCCTACTTCAGTGACCATCATGTTGAGACTGCTCAGGTGGGACTCGAACGATAGCAGGTACTTGGCCGACATCTTGGATTTTGCTAAAAGATATCGAAAAAGAATCAATAATAGAAAAAGACGTTAATTAGCAATAATAGATATTATAAAAGGAGCGAACTGACAGTTTAAGTGTCCTCTAGGAGAAAGTAAGCGATGGTGATGCTGATTAGTGACCTTGACGGCTGATGAACGTCGTTGGATGCAGGTTGTGGTTCAGACGCGAATAACACAGGGAGATTTTCGCACTAGATGGTCCCAATCTACCTTTCCACCAACGCAGTACCTATCCGTGGTACTCAGCAATGCGTCGGAGTTGTCAAACGCGCACCAAATAGACATAAACAGCACCAAGTTCACTGACACGAggtttaatcaaatttaagttaaaCCAAACTACCCAGaatccggctcgaaggaccaaaaaatgtaaaaaggCTTCGCGTAACGAATTCTAAAATTAGCGGGTATATACTGGGACCTGGGTAGTATAGGTAAAACGCATAGAGTGACGACCTTCGTTTGTATTACGCAGTTTATtcatacgaaaaaattatgcactagtttaaataaataatatagagtTATATCACAGTTAAGCTTCAAATTATAGCAAGTAGTTTGTGTTAAAAGATAACTAGTAGGATATAAAGAGTCTTTAGGTTAAGCCCTGTCACGCCTTGCGGTATGGCACCACATGCCGGAAATCAAAGCAATCTTGCAGAGTAAAGCACTGAGTTTGTACTGtgaacagaaaatttataataaaagatGCACAGAATAAGATAAAGTAATGTTATAATGTGAATTGAGCgtgattaattgataataagcGGATTCGTGTGTTCGAGAGCAAACAGCAAGAGATCCATGTAATTCGGTATAGCTGGTtcgttgttttttttgtaagagaGCGCGCCGCTCCAGTAGAGAAAGATAACCACCGTTCAAGTCTGCCGCTGTCATGCCACCTAGATCGATGATCTGTACCTGACGATCGATAAGCAGCATAGGGCGATACACGGTCAGTGTCCGGCGGTCGATAATGTAGCGGGAGGCGGGAGATTTGAACACTTGTGAAATTTTAAACCAGATGACGAATAATTGTgggtttatttaatttatttatttaatttatttatttattttatttatttatttaatttatttatattatttatttattttatttaattatttacaagaaagtagatattttgaaaactgtcACTGTTAGGGTTTAAGGAAGTTAGTTGTCGTCACTTAGTGacactaataaatattaattccggtattaaataaatatattttaattaagaaatatctTAAGCCTTCGGAATTTcgtttaacaatatttattcgaaatttaatgattattgtGGCTCGTAAGCTGATTATAGCATACTAGCTATCAGCAAGattagaataatatttatttgaaaacttttgaaataaaataatgagtaatATTCGACCAGCGACGCGTCGAAATTCGAAACAACTGAATAGACAAGATAGCGGGGAGGTGATTTTCGACGGGGTTGGTTCATCGAACCAGAGAAACCAATCCAGGGTAGTACATTCGCCACCTTCGACAACGTACACGATAACGTCCAGTACTACCGTTTCGTCTGCTAGCTCGACGATGTCGGGTCCTCCTTCGTTACCCCATATACCAAGCCTGATTGTTACTGCAGGTACTCCGATGCCGAGTAGACCTCCAGTTAAGCGTAGCTTAGGGAATACTCTATCTATGGTACCAAATACCACATCGATGGTCACTACAATGACCACAACGACGGTTACAACTGCACTGAGTATTGTAACAACTACGCCGGTTACTATAACCACTATTCCAACAGTTACAACTACCACGTCAGGGTCTGCTCAAATGAGAGACCTACCGTTATCAATTCGAACGAACAAATAGGGctaatattaaacaataataattcgCAAGCGCCTGTGGACGATTTATTTTACGAAAACCCCCCACCGGTACAACAAGAACAAATTCAGCCTAATGCAGGAATCGCTTCTCATCCTGGC
This genomic window from Microplitis demolitor isolate Queensland-Clemson2020A chromosome 6, iyMicDemo2.1a, whole genome shotgun sequence contains:
- the LOC128668062 gene encoding uncharacterized protein LOC128668062 yields the protein MSAKYLLSFESHLSSLNMMVTEVGDGQYTLISLTDCEIKLEVLESMWNKLSDAHDKLTGCRDIDMSHNYFKEGRYSKALSRYVLVKSALKRCVVELEPRPAPLSPHNLSLHAQATTARPLLLTIQPPTFNGELLEWQSFKNKFASVVNKEGVSEVDKMHYLLQSLKGTAYSLVANVEISETAFATAWQTLNTRYENKRVLITAQLNKLFNIPQMASRASKEVNNVINTVSEVMNALAALGSPVEHWDHFVVHFITQKLDPTTREDWELTLGAASEFPTYERIKTFLLSRARALEAMEGRLPVKPRDPKANKRASSNDKPPHGFKNSPAHVHVANSQQSVTTTSGSSTNANSPPGPSPGPATRHQNPCSCCGEAHFIVSCPLYRNLTPNERHQRAISKSLCLNCLGTHALENCRSKNCCRHCNAAHHSMLHDSTHLYAPPPKSNATTTLSSRFQGSQTNATPRSQRTLSPTSTAASLLSTQQSRSSYYSSSPERPLVLLATAYAFLITPTQRPQAVRLLIDPGSELSLISQHVTRLLNLSSSESRIPIIGVGSVPSGSTKGAVNILLRSAHSDDQVTLHAHVLPHLTVELPPVDVSPQSWPHIADLELADPNYASPGRIDILVGADSYGVIMKPGIRTGSPGQPIAIQTIFGWAVLGPINSTTLASPAHQGLLVTNSQLHDLIARFWELEDVSSSGKESLSAEEAECEANYMATHSRDISGRYIVRLPFKSNAPPLGHSKSIAQRALTRLLKRISTQPELQHLYHESLDEYESLGHMQKGKPSNAEADGYYLPHHGVMRNNKIRVVFNGSCKSTSGNSLNDCLHVGPKTQNDIFDVLLYVRRHQLIFTTDVEKMFRQILVHPEDQKFQRILWINENNQVQDFDLCTVTYGTTSAPYLAGRTLQ
- the LOC128668061 gene encoding uncharacterized protein LOC128668061; amino-acid sequence: MALRGCFPLAKWKSNHPGFFRLPSFQSTSSETHQFSESSSKILGLAWQCAPDLLMFTGQPILQATITKRTILSETAQLFDPLGLISPIIVRAKVLMQDLWQEKIGWDDMLPPQIIHRWTTFRNELAQLSQLTIPRWLQLRSDNSQGGIHGFSDASLAAMAAAVYVKVSSPSGSSTVTLVCSKTRVAPLHRLTIPRLELSAALLLSKLITRVQTTLQLQHAPVTLWTDSSVSLAWINSDALRWKEFVKNRVQQIQQSAPDATWRFVSGKHNPADCASRGLTPSQLITRLRNQLPRRTSRTEESPSRIRQRIATLATADR